The Mauremys reevesii isolate NIE-2019 linkage group 13, ASM1616193v1, whole genome shotgun sequence genome contains a region encoding:
- the LOC120380103 gene encoding olfactory receptor 1020-like, with the protein MKKEEGKNQTYIIEFILLGFGDRLELQYCLFLLFLVVYIVTVVGNILIIALVVADQHLHTPMYFFLGNLSCLETCYTSTILPRVLASLLTGDRTISFCGCIVQFYFFGFLAATECCLLAAMSYDRYLAIRKPLHYAALMNGRFCLQLAAGSWMNGFLTTTIITCLMSQLYFCGPNEINHFLCDFTPVIKLSCSDTSLIKLATLIFSSIDTLPPFLLTLASYVCIISTILKIPSTTGRQKAFSTCSSHLMVVTIFYGTVIIVYMLPDTDTLRDLNKVFSVFYTVLTPLANPIIYSLRNKEIKEALRKVISKYMVLP; encoded by the coding sequence ATGAAGAAAGAAGAAGGCAAAAATCAAACATACATAATtgaattcatcctcctgggatttgGGGATCGACTTGAACTGCAATATTGCCTCTTCCTGCTGTTTTTAGTGGTCTACATTGTGACTGTGGTTGGGAACATCCTCATTATTGCGCTAGTTGTGGCTGATCAGCATCTTCACActcccatgtactttttcctgggaaacttgtcctgcttggagacctgctacacctccaccatcctgcccagggTGCTGGCCAGTCTCTTGACTGGGGACAGGACTATTTCATTCTGTGGGTGTATTGTGCAATTTTATTTCTTTGGTTTCCTGGCAGCTACAGAATGTTGTCTCCTGGCAgcgatgtcttatgatcggtatttagcaaTACGTAAACCACTTCACTATGCAGCCCTTATGAATGGCAGATTCTGCCTCCAGCTAGCAGCTGGATCATGGATGAATGGATTTCTGACAACGACCATAATAACGTGTTTAATGTCACAGTTATACTTCTGTGGCCCCAATGAAATTAACCATTTCCTTTGTGATTTCACCCCAGTGATTaaactctcctgcagtgacaccagCCTGATTAAACTAGCGACCCTGATATTCTCTTCCATAGACACCCTGCCCCCATTTCTATTAACCTTGGCATCCTATGTTTGCATCATCTCCACTATCCTGAAAATCCCTTCCACCACTGGcaggcaaaaggccttttccacctgttCCTCTCACCTCATGGTGGTGACAATTTTCTATGGGACTGTAATCATTGTCTACATGTTACCAGACACTGACACACTTAGAGATCTCAACAAAGTCTTCTCTGTCTTCTACACAGTCCTGACTCCCCTGGCCAATcccatcatctacagcctgaggaacaaagagATCAAGGAAGCACTGAGAAAAGTCATCAGTAAATATATGGTGCTCCCATAA
- the LOC120380102 gene encoding olfactory receptor 10A2-like — MCGFGANTLIKAGYSVNERTQGRSALLLTDSSFMKKDEVDSQWDTIFNNAKENRSATTEFILLGFGNLHELQLLPFVTVLFIYMIAISGNMLVLIIVLADRSLHTPMYFFLGNLSILEICYISTIVPKMLRTFLTEHEVISLMGCITQLYVFGSLGISECLLLSVMSFDWYLAICHPLNYSAIMNFKACLLLAAGSWATGFMVPVISIVMVFRLPFFISNVIDHFFCDLMPLLKLLCTGAYKIEVVTFTFAACVVVVPCLLTLVSYYRIILTISRIPSTTGKKKAFSTCSSHLLIVSIFYGALIIIYGFPIGNQSPGLNKVFSVLYTVLTPTVNPLIYSLRNKEVKDALRRIAMKAIAFRS, encoded by the exons ATGTGTGGCTTTGG AGCAAATACATTAATAAAAGCAGGGTATAGTGTGAATGAGAGGACTCAGGGAAGATCAGCATTGCTGCTGACGGATTCTTCATTTATGAAGAAGGATGAAGTCGATAGCCag TGGGATACCATTTTCAACAATGCAAAGGAAAATCGAAGTGCCACCACAGAATTCATCCTGCTTGGGTTTGGAAACCTCCATGAACTGCAGCTCCTACCCTTTGTGACAGTTTTATTTATCTACATGATCGCTATCTCTGGGAACATGCTTGTTCTCATCATTGTATTGGCTGATCGCagccttcacacccccatgtactttttcctgggCAACTTATCCATCTTGGAGATCTGCTACATCTCAACCATTGTCCCTAAGATGCTGAGAACCTTCCTGACAGAGCATGAAGTGATTTCACTCATGGGCTGTATCACACAATTGTATGTGTTTGGTTCCCTGGGTATTTCTGAGTGTTTGCTCTTATCAGTCATGTCCTTTGACTGGTATTTAGCCATCTGCCATCCGCTAAATTATTCAGCAATAATGAACTTCAAGGCTTGCCTTCTGCTAGCAGCTGGTTCTTGGGCAACTGGCTTTATGGTTCCTGTGATAAGCATAGTTATGGTATTCAGGTTGCCTTTCTTTATTTCCAATGTGATAGACCATTTCTTCTGCGATTTAATGCCTCTGCTAAAACTGTTGTGCACCGGTGCTTATAAGATTGAGGTTGTAACTTTTACCTTTGCTGCCTGTGTGGTTGTGGTTCCATGTTTACTAACCCTGGTTTCCTACTACAGGATCATATTGACTATCTCTAGGATCCCTTccaccacaggaaaaaaaaaagccttctccacctgctcctcacaCCTCCTTATTGTTAGCATTTTCTATGGGGCCCTCATTATTATCTACGGTTTTCCAATAGGAAATCAGTCACCTGGTCTAAACAAAGTCTTCTCCGTGCTCTACACTGTCCTGACTCCCACAGTCAACCCCCTCATATACAGTCTGAGAAACAAGGAGGTCAAGGATGCCCTGAGAAGGATTGCAATGAAGGCAATCGCTTTCAGAAGTTAA